AGGATATCGTGCAGGATTCGTTAATCAAGGCGTTCCTGCATGTCGGACAACTGATCGATTCTTCCAGATTCATGGGCTGGCTGCAGGCCATTGTCCGCAGGCAGGCGCAGATGAAGCTGCGACGCGGCGGTCCTTATCGAATCGAACAGCCCTTCACCAGCCTGAAGCCATCCCGAACGATGGATTCCGCCAATATCGATTGGGGCGATGTGGATCATATTTTGCAATTTCTGTCTGTGAAGCTAACGCACAAACAGAATGAGTTGAATCCGGAGACGTTGTACTTACGCAAGGAAACGATTGAAATGATCCAGTCCTTCCTGCACGGCTTAAGCCGCAAGGAACGCGGCATTTTTGAAGCTTATTTTTTTAAACAATGGTCTCCTGATGAGATCGCCGCGATGTTCCAGACGACAACCCAGTCGGTCTATACCTACATCTATAGGGCCAAACGCAAGGTGCGTGAGGAGCATTCCCGCATGCTGATCCCTGCTTCTTCAGGGAAACCGGATCAGGAGAAGAATGGAGGAAACAGCTGGGTGAAAAAGTTGCCATTGCCTAGAACTAGAACGAGGGAAACGGCGTCTTCCCTTATCGATACCGTCTCCATGACGTCTCCATGATGCTGGACATGATGAATCATACATATAGTGTGAGCGAGCTGATGGGACGCTCCGGTTATGCGTTCCGCTTGCGAATCTCCGGGTTGTCCACCTATGCTGACGGTGCGTTTGTATTCGATTGGCAGGAGGTATTAAGGCAGCTGTTTGATGGGATGGGATATGAAACTGCATTTGTGATCGGTCAGCTTCCGGATGAAGGTATTGTTCCACTGGTACCCGTAGCCTCCGCCTTTCCTTTTGCGAAGTCAAGGAGTCCTGAGGTCATGAACTTTGTCAGGGAATACTTGATTGCGGGAACGCCGGTGATGTTTTTTGATACCTACGTTCAGAAGCCCTTCACGTTTGAATGGAGCTTGATTTACGGTTACGATGACGGTCGGCAGGAGCTTTATGTGACGGACCCGTCGGCTCCTTACATGAAAACCATAACGTACGAAGAGCTGACAACAAGTAGCTTGCGTTTTTTGTGCGGAATTAAAAAGAGACCCGAACAGGTGAATGGTACGAGGCGGGTTGCATTGCCTTCTATGGAGGAGCAGCTAAGCCGTATCGCCAGAGTCGCCGTAGAGGGTGACGGTTATTCGCCGCGCACCCCATTTCCTCATTATGTGCAGGGTTTGGCGGCTTATGATGCCTGGAGAAATCACCTGAAGCAGGGTGAAGCGCATATCAATCTGCATGGGATGAGCTATTTGATTCGCGTGTATGGGGATGCCCGGAGGCATGCCGTGACGTATCTTCGCGATCTCAAGGACCGATGGAGTGCGCAAAGGGGCTGCCATGAAACGGCTGATAGCGGAGCAGTCCATGATTCGCCGACATTGCCTGTGTATCAGATAGATGAAGCCTATGATCATCTCATAACATGTTATGAAGAATCCGCAAGGATGTGGACGGAGTTGGAAGCGCTTTTCCCATTTCCTTGCGGCACCGGCCGTTCAGATCCGGAAGCGATCGTGGCGGCAAGCGATCTTTTGAAACGGGCTCATGAACAGGAAAGGGAAGCCATGCGAAGTTTGCAATTCGTGATTGATAATATAAGGAGGGATCATAAATGACAGCACCAACTGAGCTTCGCCTCATCACAGAAGCGAACGGACATGATCTTAAATATGTGCAAACGGTGATTCAATCATTCGAAGTTTTCAGGCCAGACGTCAAAGTGGTGCTGGTCCAGGCGGAGGACAGCTATGGTGTGATGGAACAATTCCATCACGAAGGGGCTGATCTGCTGCATATCCGTGAGGGTGGTTATTCTACTCAGTTACGTAAAGGTGTTGTTCAAGATTTGCTGCCTTATCTGAGGAATGATCCGGTGCTGAAGATGGATGATTTTTATCAGGGAGCATTGACGCAGCCGATGTGGGAGGGCCAGCTAGCTGTGCTGCCGGTTGTGGATGTCGCAGTACCCCAAATTTTTTATAACAAAAAATGGTTTGCCGAAGCGAATGTACCCTTTCCTACGAATGAATGGACAGAGGATCAATTTCTTGATGCTGCGGTCCGCTTGACGCGGCACGGAGAGAACGGGGATGAATCAGGGTATGGTTTTTACATTTATCCGGATGTAGAATTTTTGGAGCCGTTTCTTATGCGCAAGGGAGGGCGGCATTTGTCGGAGGACGGTTCTGTGGGCAGGGGCTATACGGATAGCGAGATTGCGCATGCAGCGTATCAATGGATTGTAGATCTTTACCGCAAGCATCGAGTGGCTCCTATGCCGGGCGTCCAAGTGGACAACATATTCCGTTCGAATCGGTTTGCCATGATCTATGACTTTAGCTGGCATAACGGGATTGCCTACGATCCCGAGTTAAGTGAAACCTATGGTGTGGTAGGATTGCCTCATGCACAGGGCGGCAGGGATATTTATACGATGTACTCGACAGGCTACGGCATTCCTGTCACGTCCAAGCATTCGGAGCTGGCATGGGAATTGCTGAAAGAATTAGCGCTACCTTCTTCGGAGGAAGCGAGGCGTGCTTATTGGGGTGTGCCCATCACAAAAACATTGGCTAAGGAGCTTGGACGTACCGGTAACCCATGGTGGGGGCCGGCGTTGTACGCTATCGACCGAATCGAGAAGAATGCTTATCTCTCCAATCAGGTATGGAATCTGTCCAGGCAGCAAATGAATCAGGATATTGAGCGGATGATCAAGGGAGAAGCCGGCGTTGAGGAGACGTTATCCCGCTGGGCGGAGATTGTATCGTAGGAAATCTATCAGTTTCTGGAATTGGTTTTTATCACATAAGCCTCTATCCAACACGGATAGAGGCTTTGGTTTACTTATTTATTTTCAAAAGAGAGTCCTGGGAACACAGTATAATTATCGACATCAAAGAGCTTGGCTCTCTTCATCGATTTAATTTTGCCTTGAGCATTTAGCCGTTATTGAAAAATCGGCCCATCGGCATCTCCCTCGTAAAGGTGATCCCTCCATACTTATATTTCACTTCAATCTGAATGATGGGCTCATCGTTATAAAGACGGATGCCATAATTAAGCGGAATGCGCGAACCTTGACCGAGCGCGGCTCTCTTCTCGTCTGGCACGAGCTCGGGCTTTAACGGCATCTCTCGAATATCGACGAATTCGATATCGGGATCTTCATCAAGGCCTTCGCCGCCCACAAGATGAAGGGAATAACTGACGCCCAGCTCGGCTTTGGCAGGCTTCATGCCATCATTCACCCGCACGTCCAGCAGCTCCACATCGGCGAATCCTTCATTAATCACCTCGAAGATCACGGTATTTTCATCCGCGAAGGATGTGAATCCACCCACCTTGATGGGCGTGGGACGAAGGAACAGCAGGAATAGGAGGATAGCTGAGAGGAGTAACCCCGGGCCCATATATAAGAGCCTGCGGAGAGGTTTGGATTTTGGTTTCATGGTAGAGCAATCTTCCTTCTCTATATTAAATGGACAGCTTCACAACCGATTTGCCTGCCTCAATATCAGCTTTCATCGCTAAGAGATAATTCCGGGTGCGCACGTTCATCTCATTCCAGTTTACGAATTTGGAGAAGTAGACAAAGGAGTAGATATTGCGGAAGTCGATGAAAAATGGAATTCGCTGGATCCATTCCTCGCTCAGCGAATTCTCTTGAAGATAGCCGGATAAGAACGAGTCGAAGAATCGGGCCACAAACTCGGCTTTCCGGTTTTCCGAAACCGTCTGAACCGCATGATAGATGGCGATGGCGATATCGTAGGCGAACCAATGGTACGAGACATCCCCGAAATCAAAAAAGATAATCTCCCCGTTATGTACGTGAAAATTGTTATGGTGGAGGTCATTGTGAACGAAGCCGTAGCCTTCCTGGTCTCGCGGGAGGGCCTCAAGTTCCTTAAGATACTGCTTCCACTGTGCATGGACTTTTTCACCTGCAGCCTCCGGGAATGCATTGGCAAATATTACATGATCATTCCACTGGGGAAAGGCCATTTGGTGAACGAGCGAAGCTGCGGTGGAGTCCTTTTTCCCGAGTTTATGCATACGGCCCATCCCGCGCCCCCACTGCTTGATCATGGCGAAATTCGATGCCAAATCCGTTAATGGGCTGCCTGGAGCCTTTGTAAAAGCAATGACATAATATCGCTTCGACTCATGAGTTATCTCTTCAATAAGAAGATCCTGAGCGGATCGAACCGACTCCACTATGTTCAGCCCATGCTCGGCAAGATAGGCCATCCACGTGAGCTCGCGAATGATCGAGGCTTTGCGGTATTTGGATGCGTCCAAGAATTTAATAATGAAGGGGCGTCCGTCTTCACCGTTGTATTCAAATACATTCTGATCGAATCCCCCAAGTAACTTCAGTGAATAAGAACCTTGTCCGAATCGCTCGGCACCTTGATCCAAAACAGCCTGTTCCATGGAAAGTCCCCTTTATCGTATTCTCGATATGCCCGTCTGACTGACATACCGGATAAGTTACAGGTATTCACTACCAACTACAAGTCTACCGAAGATGGTGATCGGTTGCAAAAAGGGGTGGACACATGAAAAAAGGGCGCTCCCTAAGGAGCGCCTCAGGCTGTCGAGAAAGTCTCGACAGCTCTTTTTTGTATATTTAATTCAACACGACACCGCGTTAATATTATATAATATTAGTAAATAAACCGTTCGGAAGGGTGTTAAATATGTTGCGTTCTAACCGAGAAAAACAGCAGGCTTACGAGTTTGTTTCGATTGAAGAATTGGTTCCTCAAGATCATCTGCTCCGTAAAGTGGACAAGTATATCGATTTCTCTTTCATCGACGAAAAGGTCCGTCCGCTTTACTGTGCTGATAACGGGCGACCAGCCATCGACCCTGTTGTGTTATTTAAGATGATTTTCCTCGGTTATTTTTACGGCATCCGTTCCGAACGTCAACTCGAACGTGAAATTCAGACCAACCTCGCCTATCGCTGGTTTTTGGGGTTAGGTCTGACCGACAAAGTGCCGGACCATTCTACGATTAGCTGGAATCGTCGCACTCGTTTTAAAGATACGGAGATTTTTCAAGAGGTCTTTGATGAGATTGTGCTGCAAGCCATTCAGCACCGTATGGTAGGTGGACGCGTCCTGGTTTCCGATTCGACCCATGTCAAAGCGAATGCGAATAAGCATAAGTACACAAAGGAACAGGTTTTACAAAACACCCGTGATTATGTAGGTGAACTTAATGCCGCCGTAGAGGCCGACCGGAAGGCACATGGAAAAAAGCGCTAAAGCCTAGAGAGGACGTGATGGAGGAAAAGGAAGTCAAAGTGAGCACGACAGATCCGGACAGCGGTTATATGATCCGCGATGGGAAACCGGAAGGATTTTTCTACTTAGACCACCGTACCGTAGACCTGAAATACAATATGATTACGGATGTACATGTCACTGCGGGAAATGTCCATGATTCTATACCCTATTTGTCCCGTTTGGATCGTCAACAACAACGATTTGGTTTTAAAGTAGAAGCTGTTGCTCTGGATTCCGGGTACTTGACTTCACCTATCTGCAAAGGGCTGCAAAGCCGAAACATATTTGCTGTTATTGCTCACCGAAGATTCCATCCGACTCAAGGTTTATTCCCAAAATGGAAGTTCACGTATGAAGCAGAGCGTAACCTTTATATCTGCCCGGCAGAGCACGAACTGCAATACAAGACGACCAACCGCGAGGGATACCGGCAGTACGCTTCAGATCCTCAGCACTGCAAGAGGTGTCCGTTATTAAACGAATGCACGCGGTCTCGCAACCACCGAAAGGTGGTAACCCGTCACGTCTGGGAGGACAGCAAAGAATGGGTGCGAGGCAACCGGTTGAGTCGATCCGGGAAATATCTCTACCGAAAACGAAAAGAAACGATTGAGCGAAGCTTCGCGGACGCAAAAGAGCTCCACGGGTTTCGCTATTGTCGTTTGCGCGGGTTGCAGAACGTCAGGGAGCAAGCCCTGATGACAGCAGCCGTACAGAATATGAAGAAGATGGCGATCCACCTGGATCGCCTGGAAAACAGGGGGTAAACCCCATTCCCCCCTTTTGAAGTGACCATTTGAAATGTGAGAAACCCTGTACTTTGAAAAAAGTACAGGGTTTCTCGACAATCTGGGGCGCTCCCTAAGGAGCGCCTCTTTTAAACTATGATCTGCCTTCAAACGTCTGCGCCAGTATACGGAAGTCCAGCTCCACCGTGCTGGACAGCACGACATCCGCGTGCGGGAAATGCGCGGCATTGCCGATTGCCACGGCGAACATGCCGGCGCCCTTGATGGCATCAACGCCGGATGCGGCATCCTCCACCCCGATGCAGTCAGCAGGCTCTACGCCAAGCTGCGCGGCAGCGGTGAGGAAGATCTCCGGGTCCGGCTTGTTGTTCTTCAGCTTGGTCACGTCGACGATGACGTCGAACTGGTCCATGACGCCAAGCCGGGTCAATACGGCAATGGCGTTCTTGCTGGCGGACGCGATGCCGGTCTTCAGGCCGGCCGACCGGATGTCTGCCACAAACTCCGTAATGCCGGGCAGCAGGTCGGCTGGCGTAATCGTTTCGATCAGCTCGACATACAGCTTATTTTTGCGGTCGGCCAGCTGTACCAGCTCTTCATCCGAATAGCTTACAGGCTTCTCCGCTTGGCTTAACAGCAGCTTTAAGGAGTCCATGCGGGATACCCCTTTAAGATTCTCGTTGAACTCTCGCGTGAAGGGAATGCCCAGCTCGGTTGCCGTGGCTTTCCATGCCTGATAATGATACTCCGCCGTATCGGTAATGACGCCGTCCAAGTCAAAGATGACAGCTTTCAACTTACGTGTTTCGTTCATGTTTTTTACAGCTCCTTTTTCAGAAATCAGAAAGTATAAAATCGATGCATGGGACCTCTCTGATAACGCAAGAAAAATGACGGCTTACCGCAGCCTGTCTTCATGGAATATATATCGATAGATCGTTTTCTTCGTAAACCGGGAGTGATGCCATACGTATAGGTAGGGCATCACCCCCACGGCCTAAACCTAATTACTTGCTCTGAAGCGCATGTTTCACAGATTTCCCTTCTTCAAGCGTTACGGCTTTGTCGTACAGCTTGATCTCGATGGAATCCCCTTCAACAATCTCCAGGGTCACGCCGTCCTTCTCGATGGATACGCCGATGAGGCGGCCGCGGAAGTTCAGGCGGAAGGCATACTTCTCCCAGTCCTGCGGAATGGCCGGGGAGAGGGAAAGTCCGCTTTCCTTCAGGCGCATGCCGGCAAAGCCGTAGACGATGGACATCCAGGTACCGCCCATGTTAGCCATGTGCAGGCCGTCCTTCGTGTTGCCGTGCGTATTGTCCAGATCCAGGCGTGCCGTCTCGATGAAATACTCATACGCCTTGTCCATGCTGCCGATCTTCGAAGCCATGATGCTGAAGATGCAGGAGGACAGGGACGAATCATGCGTCGTGATGCCTTCATAGTAGTCATACGAACGCTGGATCGTTTCCAAGCTTTGCTCGTCTTCCAGCAGGAAGTGAGCAAGCACTGTATCCGCCTGTTTACACACTTGGTAACGGTAAATGGTCAGCGGATGGTAGTTCAGCAGCAGCGGATATTTGTCCTCCGGCGTGTTGTCGAAGTCCCATACCGCCTTGCGGAGGAACGTATCATCCTGCGGGTTAATGCCGAGTGCCTCGTCGTACGGCAGCAGCATAGCGTCCGCCGCTTTGGCCCATGCCATGATCTCGTCTTCCGTGACGCCAAGCCGGTCACAGAGGGACTTGAAGCCTTGAGCATCGTAGGATTTCAGAATGGTGCAGCTTTGAGCAGCCCATTTCAGGTTATGCTTCGCCATAACGTTGGTGTAATAGTTGTTATTCACGCAGCAGGTATATTCATCCGGCCCCGTCACCTCATCAATATGAAAGGCGCCGTTATAATAGTGGCCGATGTCGGCCCACAAGCGGGCGGTTTCGATCAACACCTCGGCCCCATAGGACATGAGGAAATCCCGATCCTGTTCGGCGAGATAATACTGAATATAACTGTAGGCGATGTCTGCGCTGATATGGTATTGCGCCGTTCCCGATGGGAAGAAGGAGGAGCACTCGGTTCCCGAAATCGTACGCCACGGGAACAGAGCGCCTTGCCGGTGACCCATTTCCCGAGCTCTGTCTCTCGCTTGCTCCAGCGTGGAATAACGATACAGCAGCAGTTGGCGTGCAATGTCCGGCTGCGTCATCAGGAATACCGGGAACATGTAAATTTCCGTGTCCCAGAAATAATGGCCTTCATAACCTTCACCGCTCAGGCCTTTGGCGGAGATGTTGCTGTGCTTGTCCCGACCGGCGGATTGCAGCAGCTGGAACAGGTTGAAGCGGATGCCTTCCTGCAGCTGGTCATCGTTCTGAATCAGCACATCGGCCGACTTCCAGTAGGCATTTAGATACTCGGTCTGCTCAGCCAGCAAGTCCTCAAACGAGGTATCCTTCAACTCCTCCTGCAGCTGGATTCCACGTTCGATCATCTCCTGCCCGTGACGAAGACTGTCGGTATACAGATTGTATTTCGTAAAGTGGATCGGTCCGGTCAATGGAATAGTAGCCGTGAATGTAACCTCTCCGGTTCCGGCTTCGAGCTGAACGTCGGCGTCGGCATCCAACTGGTGACGGGTCACACAAGCTGCGCGCAGCTTGGAGGCCATCGTCTCATCAACAACATAGGCGTCGCTGCCCTTCACACCGGCATCGATGACGGTCATCCGTTCCGCATGCCCTGCGCCGACCCGGGGGTCATTGGCATTGGTGTAGTTCTTCACTTTGCCGTTCACGGTGGAGACGATGCGAACCTGACCGTTGAAATTAACCGGTTCGATCCGTACATGGATGGCAAACAATTCCCGGTGCGTGAAGGACACCAGACGGCGAAAGGCCAGCTTGATCTCTTTGCCTTCAGGCGATTTCCACTGTACGATTCGCTCCGAATACCCCTTGTCCATATGCAAGTGGCGCTCATGTGAAGTGATCGTGCCGTGATCAAGGCGGAAAGGTTCTTTTTCTTCACCTAAATAGATCAGGACCGTTTGGGCATCAATATTGTTAACGAGTTTTTGCTGTGTATCGGGAAAGGCGAAGAGCTTCTCGCCGTAAGGGATGTCAATCACGTCGTGGAAAGCGTTCAGATAGGTGCCGCGAATGGTGGACAAACTCTCTCCGTAGCCTTCTTCGAAGTTGCCACGCACACCCAAGTAACCGTTTCCGAGTGCAAAAATACTTTCCATATTCAGCAACGCTTGCTGTGACAAATCAGGATTTGATATATTCCAGGTCATGGTCTACACTTCCTTCCTAGCATGGTTATGCTTGAATTCTAGAGCTAATCGGGGTTATGTTATACTAAAATATCAAGGTTTTTATCAATATTTTTAGGTGGTGTGGAAATAATGAAAGAGCCTTCACGCTCGGGAAACCGTCCGTTTTATCTGTCTTCCCGTATGCATTATTTGCGCGAGAATTTTATCCATCCCCCATTTGATTATGAGCACGAGCTGCTGGAAGCGATCCGCTTCGGCGATGAGAATAGAGCCATGGATATGCTTCGTAAGATTAACGAGCTGGAAGCGGCTGTGCTGGCGACGTATCCGCTTCGGTCGAAGAAGAATGCCTTGATTGCTTCCTGTACCTTATTTACCCGCGCAATCATCCGGGGCGGCGTGGATCCTGAGATTGCTTTTCACTTAAGCGATACGCTGATCCTTGAGATCGAGAAAATGACCGATGTGGAGCGGCTGGTTCATTTTGAGTATGAAATGCTGGTGCAGTTTGTTTCGATGATTCGCTCCGAGAAAGAGGATGTGTCCTTCTCTCACATTGTGAACCTGGCGATCTATTACATTAGGGAGCATATTTTTGAGGAACTGACCTTGCAGAGAGTTGCGGAATATTTGAAAGTCCACCCAAGCTATCTATCCGATCGCTTTAAGCGGGAGACGGGCGTATCCATTACAACCTTTATTAATCGGCGGAAGATTGAGGAGTCCAAACATTTGCTGGCTAATACGAACCAGTCCATATCCGAAATCGCGTTTACGTTCAAGTTTTGCAGTCAGAGTTATTATACGCAATTGTTCAAGAATTTTACGGGGATGACGCCGAGAAAATTCCGGATAAGCGGGACGGCGCGATAAAGGATGATCCCAACGAGAAGAGAGAGACACGGCTCATGAAGAAACTAAAGCAGAAGATGCTTCACTTAAGTCTGGAGAAGAAACTGATCGCGGCGTTCTCCGCCTTTATCATCGTTCCCCTCCTGCTGATCGGCGGCATCGTATCCTGGGTATACGTGGAGAATAACCGGAGTACGATGATTGATGCCGCCGTGGAGAACAACAAACAAATTATTAAAAATATCGACACCTCCCTGCAGCCGCTGCTGCGACTGTCGATGTTTCCGATTCAGGACTCCACGGTGTATGCCATTATGCGCAAGGATTACGGCAAGGTGACGTATCCATTGCTTGAACGGGGGCAGGATTTCGATAAAGTGAACGGCTTGATCCAGAGCGGGATCATGCTGTATTCGGATTTGATTGACTCCGTTGTCATCTATCACGAGAACAGTCAGTCGATTATTGGCCGAAGCAACAGGGAATATATGAACTTCGCTTATTTCAAGGAGCAGTTTACCCGTGAGCCTTTTGTCCAGAAGATCAGAGGAGCCCATGGTCGCCTTGTCCCTGTAGGGATTCGTCAGGAGCGGCTGCTGTCAGCCAAGGGAATTCCGGTCGTGTCGGTTGGCCGGGCCATCATGGATCCGTACACGAAGGAGGATCTTGGGTTTATCCTCTTTAACATTTCGGTGGATAAACTCAAGACGCTGTGGAGCGATACGGCATTTTCCGAGAATACGAATTTCTATCTGATCGATGAAGCTGATCATATCGTGCATAGCGTCCACCCCGAGGAAATCGGGCTGTCGGCATCCGAAGTATTGGGGAATGATTTTCAATATAACGCAGACGGCGAAGTGAACACGAAGATCAATCGGGATACCTACATGATTTCTTCTTCCTCTTCTTTGGCTAATTGGAAGGCGGTTACGGTCATTCCGAAGAAGGATTTGTTCTCGATTGTCTATCTTATGGTTGCCATCTTAATCGCCGCATTGATTCTGCTACTCGTGCTGTCCATCCTGATCTCGGCACGCATTGCGACCACGATCATGAAACCGCTGGCGGTGCTGAACAGCAAAATGAAGCTTGTCTCCCAAGGTCAGCTTGACGTAAGCTTTGATACGAGACAGCACGGTGAAATCGGTGTGATCAGCCATACCGTAGACCAGATGCTGCAGGAAATTCGCGATTTAATCGAGCGGATCTATGTGGAGGAAGAGGAGAAGCGGAATCTGGAGATGAATGCGCTGCAGTCGCAGATTCGTCCGCATTTTATATATAACACGCTGAACGTCATCAAGTGGATGGCCAAGATCCAGGGAGCAACCGGCATTGAAGAAGCGCTTCAGGCTTTCTCTTCAGTCATCAAGTTTACGGTGAAGAAGGAAGGCGACTACGTGACCATTGCGGAGGAAGTCCAATTCATGGAGAACTATACGAAAATTCTTGATTTCCGTTATTTTAATAAATTTGATGTCTCGTATGAGGTCGATCCAGCCGTAATGAATCATAGGACCCTGAAGTTTCTGCTTCAGCCCCTTGTGGAGAACGCGGTGTTCCATGGCTTTGAAGGTATCGATTACAAGGGCAGCCTTGTGATATCGATTTATGAGGAACGAGACGCGCTCATCATGGAAGTAAGTGATAATGGACGCGGTTTTCCGGAGGGTGGACAAGCGAAGGTGGAGCAGGGCGGTCCACAAGATACCTTTAACTCGATTGGACTTAACAATATACGGAACCGGATATCCCTTCATTTTGGGCCGGAATACGGCCTGTGGATCAAGAGGGGAGAGCATGGCGGAACTGTGGCATGGCTTCGGGTTCCGATCATCACAGAAGAAACAGGGTGATAAGCAAGTGCGAATACTTATAGTAGATGACGAGCCGCTCGTGCGGATTGGAATCAAATCGGCGATTGATTGGGAGGCCCAGGGTGTGGCTATTGTGGGTGAGGCTGGCGACGGCGAAGAGGCCCTGCGCATGATAATGGAAATCGCACCTGACGTGGTGCTGCTGGATATCAAAATGCCGAAGATGGACGGGATCGAAGTACTCCGGGCGATTAAGGAGCGGCAGCTTCCTGTGCAGACCATTGTGCTGAGCAGCTTCGATGATATTACATATGTGAAGGAAGCTTTGAAGCTGGGGGCGTTCGATTATTTTCACAAACCCGATATGAATGAACGTGAGCTGACCGCGATGCTGAAGAGCGTACGGGAACAGTTTGGAAGCCGTGGGACTCCGGCTCAGGCGGAGTCGGGTGCAGCGGGCAACCGGAAGGAGAAGATGCTATATGACGCTCTCCATGGTTATGTTCATGACCTGCACGAAACGGAACTTAAAGAGGGTAACATATACGTCGTTCTTTTTAAAATCAAGAATTATCATACGGTCATCCAAAGGTATACCAAAGAAACCGAATCCATCCTGCCGAATACGGTTCAGAACGTGGTCAGCGAGATTCTGTCCACGGAGAAGGAAGTTGAATATCTTCAACTGGATGAGCAGTGCAGCGTCGTATTCATCAGCAACAGCGAGCTGAAAAGCCTGCTGGCTT
Above is a window of Paenibacillus sp. FSL K6-1330 DNA encoding:
- a CDS encoding histidine kinase is translated as MKKLKQKMLHLSLEKKLIAAFSAFIIVPLLLIGGIVSWVYVENNRSTMIDAAVENNKQIIKNIDTSLQPLLRLSMFPIQDSTVYAIMRKDYGKVTYPLLERGQDFDKVNGLIQSGIMLYSDLIDSVVIYHENSQSIIGRSNREYMNFAYFKEQFTREPFVQKIRGAHGRLVPVGIRQERLLSAKGIPVVSVGRAIMDPYTKEDLGFILFNISVDKLKTLWSDTAFSENTNFYLIDEADHIVHSVHPEEIGLSASEVLGNDFQYNADGEVNTKINRDTYMISSSSSLANWKAVTVIPKKDLFSIVYLMVAILIAALILLLVLSILISARIATTIMKPLAVLNSKMKLVSQGQLDVSFDTRQHGEIGVISHTVDQMLQEIRDLIERIYVEEEEKRNLEMNALQSQIRPHFIYNTLNVIKWMAKIQGATGIEEALQAFSSVIKFTVKKEGDYVTIAEEVQFMENYTKILDFRYFNKFDVSYEVDPAVMNHRTLKFLLQPLVENAVFHGFEGIDYKGSLVISIYEERDALIMEVSDNGRGFPEGGQAKVEQGGPQDTFNSIGLNNIRNRISLHFGPEYGLWIKRGEHGGTVAWLRVPIITEETG